In one Hymenobacter sp. DG25B genomic region, the following are encoded:
- a CDS encoding bifunctional UDP-3-O-[3-hydroxymyristoyl] N-acetylglucosamine deacetylase/3-hydroxyacyl-ACP dehydratase, protein MNDKQHTIKAPVTVSGIGLHTGVVATMTFCPAPINHGYKFQRIDLPGQPIVDADVDNVVDLSRGTTIEQNGARVNTVEHTLAALVGLQIDNVLIQLDGPEPPIMDGSSYEFIKPLQEVGLEEQNALRNYFEIPDEIRFVDNARAVEIAGLPLNNYRVTVMVDYNSPVLGSQHASLTDISQFASEIASSRTFCFLHELEALYKQNLIKGGDLSNAIVVVDRVVSEDELSDLATMLGKPKVAVKKEGILNNVDLRHKNEPARHKLLDLIGDLALVGRPLKGQILAARPGHAANVAFAKKIKKKMQEADSSPVPSYDPSRQPVMDINKIAATLPHRYPFLLIDKIIHLDASTVTSVKNVTMNEPFFQGHFPGNPVMPGVLQIEAMAQTGGILVLHTVPDPENYWTYFLGIENCRFRKKVLPGDTILFKCELLAPIKRGIAKMKGQAFVNGKVVMEAEMSAAIVRKDA, encoded by the coding sequence ATGAACGATAAGCAACACACCATCAAAGCTCCTGTTACGGTAAGCGGCATTGGCCTGCACACCGGCGTAGTAGCTACCATGACCTTTTGCCCGGCCCCCATCAATCACGGGTACAAGTTTCAGCGAATTGATTTGCCCGGCCAGCCCATTGTGGACGCCGACGTAGATAACGTGGTAGACCTTTCCCGGGGCACTACTATTGAGCAGAACGGTGCCCGCGTAAATACCGTGGAGCACACGCTGGCCGCGTTGGTAGGTTTGCAGATTGATAACGTGCTGATTCAGCTGGACGGCCCCGAGCCGCCTATTATGGATGGTTCCAGCTACGAGTTCATTAAGCCCCTGCAGGAAGTAGGCCTGGAAGAGCAGAATGCCCTACGCAACTACTTCGAGATTCCCGACGAAATTCGGTTTGTGGACAATGCCCGCGCCGTAGAAATTGCCGGCCTGCCCCTGAACAATTACCGCGTTACGGTAATGGTAGACTACAATTCGCCGGTTCTGGGCTCGCAACACGCCTCCCTGACGGACATTTCCCAGTTTGCCAGCGAAATTGCTTCCTCCCGCACCTTCTGCTTTCTGCACGAGCTGGAAGCCCTCTACAAGCAAAACCTCATCAAAGGCGGCGACCTCAGCAATGCCATTGTGGTAGTAGACCGGGTAGTGAGCGAAGATGAGCTGAGCGACCTGGCTACCATGCTGGGCAAGCCCAAAGTGGCCGTGAAAAAGGAAGGCATTCTGAACAATGTGGACCTGCGCCACAAAAATGAGCCCGCCCGCCACAAGCTCCTCGACCTGATTGGGGACCTGGCCCTGGTAGGCCGCCCGCTGAAAGGCCAGATCCTGGCTGCCCGCCCCGGGCACGCGGCCAACGTAGCCTTCGCTAAGAAGATCAAGAAGAAAATGCAGGAGGCCGATTCCTCACCGGTACCCAGCTACGACCCCTCGCGGCAGCCGGTGATGGACATCAACAAGATTGCCGCTACCCTGCCTCACCGCTACCCCTTCCTGCTCATCGACAAGATTATTCACCTGGATGCCTCCACGGTTACCAGCGTGAAAAACGTGACGATGAACGAGCCTTTCTTCCAGGGCCACTTCCCCGGCAACCCCGTCATGCCCGGCGTACTGCAGATTGAGGCTATGGCCCAGACCGGCGGCATCCTGGTGCTGCACACCGTGCCTGACCCTGAGAACTACTGGACTTATTTCCTGGGCATCGAAAACTGCCGCTTCCGCAAAAAAGTATTGCCCGGCGATACTATCCTTTTCAAGTGTGAGCTGTTAGCTCCCATCAAGCGCGGCATTGCCAAAATGAAAGGCCAAGCCTTTGTGAATGGTAAAGTGGTGATGGAGGCTGAAATGAGTGCTGCCATCGTCCGCAAAGACGCTTAA